One window of Catonella massiliensis genomic DNA carries:
- a CDS encoding radical SAM protein → MCEILSFNKSRMIPKWIVLQLLEACNLRCDMCYEWGKNGAYRNKTKLNSLEFDIVKKIIEQCAIAKPYYELFGGEPLLYNRIFDVIECIKKNGSRVDIATNGTLLEKHANELLESGITRIWVSLDGDKRINDLQRGIGTYDKAISGIKRILALRKNDIPKIGITTVVTPTNYFNIREFYLSFIKECRIDHVSFEFQNFATYECYSKYSKFLNENFNITETNSARGFVRDISDFDDIDCDKLACDMNDIKNFSQKSGIKFFNNPSTIDANNYRNYFKANWNDMLDKRNKCPFVYLHAEVSASGDVIMCHTLQDLNFGNVNKEDFLDIWNNKHCAKYRRLLRKEMMPMCIACSRYYTQTEGHS, encoded by the coding sequence ATGTGCGAGATTTTAAGCTTTAATAAAAGTAGAATGATCCCTAAATGGATTGTATTGCAACTGCTAGAAGCATGCAATTTACGTTGTGATATGTGCTATGAGTGGGGTAAAAATGGAGCATATAGAAATAAGACAAAATTAAATTCTTTAGAATTTGACATAGTTAAGAAAATTATTGAACAGTGTGCTATTGCAAAGCCATATTATGAGCTATTTGGAGGTGAACCGCTTCTTTATAATCGAATATTTGATGTAATTGAATGTATAAAGAAAAACGGAAGCCGTGTTGATATTGCAACAAATGGCACATTGTTAGAGAAGCATGCAAATGAATTGCTTGAATCTGGAATAACAAGGATTTGGGTTTCATTAGATGGAGATAAAAGAATTAATGATTTACAACGTGGAATAGGGACATATGATAAAGCAATAAGTGGAATTAAGAGAATTCTAGCATTGCGCAAAAATGATATACCTAAAATTGGAATTACTACAGTTGTCACTCCTACAAACTATTTTAATATTAGAGAGTTTTACTTGTCATTCATCAAAGAATGTAGAATAGATCATGTCAGCTTTGAGTTTCAAAATTTTGCAACATATGAGTGCTATAGCAAATACAGTAAGTTTTTAAATGAGAACTTTAATATAACAGAAACGAATTCTGCAAGAGGATTTGTCAGAGATATAAGTGACTTTGATGACATTGATTGTGATAAACTCGCTTGTGATATGAATGATATTAAAAATTTTAGTCAGAAGAGTGGTATAAAATTTTTTAATAATCCATCAACAATAGATGCCAATAATTACAGAAATTATTTCAAAGCAAATTGGAACGATATGCTTGATAAAAGGAATAAATGTCCTTTTGTATATTTGCATGCAGAAGTGTCAGCATCGGGTGATGTGATTATGTGCCATACTCTTCAGGATTTAAATTTTGGCAACGTAAATAAAGAAGATTTTTTAGATATTTGGAACAATAAACATTGTGCAAAATATAGAAGATTGTTAAGAAAAGAGATGATGCCTATGTGCATTGCTTGTTCAAGATATTATACTCAAACTGAAGGACACAGTTAA
- a CDS encoding HAD hydrolase-like protein, with protein sequence MYKYLMFDLDGTLVESGDGIVESAKHALSTMGWEMLSEAEYKKFIGPPLFDSFTKFCGMNPEEADRAIEIYREHYESAGYLIAPVYEGVEDMLDELKNRGHVMMVVTSKPAPIAEKIIRKHGLDKYFVSLTGPSHEEKTVHKDVMIKRAFEKNGITDPKSAVMIGDRMFDIEAANKNGVDSIAVMYGYGNREEFERYGATHIVERCSDILDIVR encoded by the coding sequence ATGTATAAATATTTGATGTTTGATTTGGATGGAACCTTAGTAGAATCAGGAGATGGCATAGTAGAATCTGCTAAGCACGCTCTTAGCACTATGGGCTGGGAGATGCTTTCTGAGGCTGAATACAAGAAGTTTATAGGACCTCCGCTTTTTGACTCATTTACCAAGTTCTGTGGAATGAACCCTGAGGAGGCTGACAGGGCAATTGAGATATACAGGGAGCATTATGAGTCTGCAGGATATCTTATTGCACCGGTGTATGAAGGGGTCGAGGATATGCTTGATGAGCTAAAGAATAGGGGGCATGTTATGATGGTAGTTACCTCCAAGCCTGCGCCTATAGCTGAGAAGATAATAAGAAAGCATGGTCTTGATAAGTATTTTGTAAGTCTTACAGGGCCGTCTCACGAGGAAAAGACTGTGCACAAGGATGTGATGATAAAGCGAGCCTTTGAAAAGAATGGTATCACTGACCCTAAGTCTGCGGTAATGATAGGGGATAGGATGTTTGACATAGAGGCAGCCAATAAAAACGGTGTTGACTCTATTGCGGTTATGTATGGATATGGCAATAGGGAAGAGTTTGAAAGGTATGGGGCTACGCATATAGTGGAGAGGTGTAGTGACATACTGGATATAGTTCGATAG
- a CDS encoding DUF896 domain-containing protein, which produces MGLTENDIKRINELSHKSKAEGLTDEEKAEQKKLREEYVAAIKGNIRSQLENTKVVDENGNEVDLKRRKDV; this is translated from the coding sequence ATGGGATTAACAGAGAATGATATCAAAAGAATTAACGAACTCAGTCACAAGTCAAAGGCAGAGGGGCTTACTGATGAAGAAAAGGCTGAGCAGAAGAAACTAAGAGAAGAATATGTTGCAGCAATCAAAGGCAATATCAGAAGTCAGCTTGAAAATACGAAAGTAGTTGATGAAAATGGCAACGAGGTAGACCTTAAGAGGAGAAAAGATGTATAA
- a CDS encoding NCS2 family permease, with protein sequence MEEFFKLRERGTSVKVETMAGITTFMTMAYILAVNPNVLGKAGMDQGAVFTATALASAIASFCMALFANLPFVLSAGMGLNAYFAYSVVLGMGYTWQQALTAVFVEGLVFVVLSLTNVREAIFNAIPNTLKVAVSVGIGLFICFIGLQNSKIVVDGATLVTLFSFKGSIADGTFNSAGVSVILALCGILLMTYLLFKNVKGSILIGMVVLWVVGMILQAVGIYVPNPEAGYYSLFPSGIFAPPASLAPTFGQLDFSFIKTADFFVVMFAFLFVDVFDTLGTLIGCASKANMLDEKGELKGIKGALLADSIGTIVGAVLGTSTITTFVESSSGISEGGRTGLTSIVSGLLFLVALFFSPVFLAIPSFATAPALIVVGFLMLQQVTKIDWNSDLLEAVPAYICIFAMPFMYSISEGIAFGVISYVVLNLVGGRAKKITPLMYILAVLFIAKYVLL encoded by the coding sequence ATGGAAGAGTTTTTCAAATTGAGGGAAAGAGGAACCAGTGTTAAGGTTGAGACTATGGCAGGTATTACAACCTTTATGACTATGGCGTACATTCTTGCCGTAAATCCAAATGTACTTGGTAAGGCGGGAATGGATCAGGGAGCGGTCTTTACAGCGACAGCGCTTGCTTCTGCAATTGCATCGTTTTGTATGGCCTTATTTGCCAATCTTCCTTTTGTTCTTTCAGCAGGAATGGGACTGAATGCTTATTTTGCGTATTCAGTAGTTTTGGGTATGGGATATACCTGGCAGCAGGCTTTGACAGCAGTATTTGTTGAAGGCCTCGTATTTGTGGTGCTTTCACTAACCAATGTTCGTGAAGCTATATTTAACGCTATACCGAATACGCTCAAGGTAGCTGTGTCTGTAGGTATTGGTCTGTTCATATGTTTTATAGGTCTTCAGAACTCTAAGATAGTAGTTGACGGTGCTACTCTTGTAACCCTCTTTTCTTTCAAGGGCTCGATAGCAGACGGTACCTTTAACTCAGCAGGAGTCTCAGTTATTCTCGCACTTTGCGGTATCTTACTTATGACCTATCTTTTATTTAAGAATGTAAAAGGCTCCATCCTTATCGGAATGGTAGTGCTCTGGGTAGTAGGCATGATTCTTCAGGCTGTAGGCATCTACGTGCCTAATCCTGAGGCAGGTTATTATAGCTTATTCCCATCAGGAATATTTGCACCACCTGCGTCACTTGCACCTACCTTTGGACAGCTTGATTTTTCATTTATAAAGACAGCAGACTTCTTCGTAGTTATGTTTGCTTTCCTTTTCGTAGATGTATTTGATACCCTTGGAACACTTATAGGCTGTGCTTCTAAGGCAAATATGCTCGATGAGAAGGGTGAGCTTAAGGGAATTAAGGGAGCCTTGCTTGCAGACTCAATCGGAACTATAGTTGGTGCAGTACTTGGTACTTCTACAATTACTACATTTGTAGAATCATCATCAGGTATTTCAGAGGGCGGAAGAACAGGCCTCACATCAATAGTGTCAGGACTTCTCTTCTTAGTTGCACTTTTCTTTTCACCTGTATTCCTTGCAATACCTTCATTTGCTACAGCACCTGCTCTTATAGTAGTTGGTTTCCTTATGCTTCAGCAGGTAACGAAGATTGACTGGAATTCAGACCTTCTCGAGGCAGTTCCTGCTTATATCTGCATCTTCGCTATGCCATTTATGTACTCTATCTCAGAAGGTATCGCTTTCGGCGTTATCTCATATGTAGTACTTAACCTTGTTGGCGGAAGAGCTAAGAAGATTACACCTCTTATGTATATACTTGCAGTGCTCTTTATAGCTAAGTATGTATTGTTGTAA